A genomic stretch from Engraulis encrasicolus isolate BLACKSEA-1 chromosome 10, IST_EnEncr_1.0, whole genome shotgun sequence includes:
- the pex10 gene encoding peroxisome biogenesis factor 10, which yields MPLAPSNQPQLIRSSQKDDYYQTCLKNNANEVFQAFTGSRQWLKWRKEVELLSDLAYYSLTTFSGYQTLGEEYVNIVQVDPTKRRVPSLTRRGAFILFHTFAPYLLDKLLVCVENELEAEDRPGAHRDPPSRWNPMFYIKAWVQRAVAALTETQRKNLVPVIYAAQQGIAIVHRVHVALFYIYSSYYHLSKRATGISYLRVLSGPRDERVIRNSYRLLGAVSLLQLAITLVLQARNLRQRQRARQEWRQHRNLPSSSQAVSSPSSSSLRASRCILCLEERRHATATPCGHLFCWECITEWCSNKSECPLCREKFQPHRLVYLRGYK from the exons ATGCCGCTTGCCCCTTCAAACCAGCCGCAGCTGATACGCTCCAGTCAGAAAGACGACTACTATCAGACCTGTCTGAAAAATAACGCCAACGAGGTCTTCCAGGCGTTCACTG GGTCCAGGCAATGGCTGAAATGGAGAAAGGAGGTAGAGTTGTTGTCCGATCTGGCCTACTACAGTTTGACAACATTCTCAG GGTACCAAACGCTGGGCGAGGAGTATGTCAACATAGTGCAGGTGGACCCCACGAAGCGACGTGTGCCATCGCTGACCCGCCGCGGTGCCTTCATCCTCTTCCACACCTTCGCGCCTTACCTGCTGGACAAGCTCTTGGTGTGCGTGGAGAACGAGCTGGAGGCTGAGGACAGACCTGGAGCTCACAGGGACCCCCCGTCGCGCTGGAACCCCATGTTCTACATCAAGGCCTGGGTACAGCGGGCGGTGGCGGCCCTGACGGAGACCCAGAGGAAGAACCTGGTGCCGGTCATCTACGCCGCGCAGCAGGGCATCGCCATCGTCCACCGCGTCCACGTGGCTCTATTCTACATCTACAGCTCCTACTACCACCTCAGCAAGAGGGCCACAGGCATCAGCTAT CTCCGTGTCCTGAGCGGCCCCAGGGATGAGCGTGTGATCCGCAACAGCTACCGCCTGCTGGGGGCGGTGTCTCTGCTGCAGCTGGCCATCACCCTGGTGCTGCAGGCCAGGAACCTGCGGCAGAGGCAGAGGGCACGCCAGGAGTGGAGACAGCACCGGAACCTGCCCtccag cTCCCAGGCCGTGTCGTCTCCGTCGTCCTCGTCGTTGCGTGCGTCCCGCTGTATCCTGTGCCTGGAGGAGAGGCGCCATGCCACGGCCACCCCCTGCGGACACCTCTTCTGCTGGGAGTGCATCACCGAGTGGTGCAGCAACAAG aGTGAGTGCCCATTGTGCAGAGAGAAGTTCCAACCCCATCGCCTGGTTTACCTTCGTGGCTACAAGTAG